The proteins below are encoded in one region of Pontibacter deserti:
- the map gene encoding type I methionyl aminopeptidase: MSIESEADLIGITKVSEVVAITLKQMREYAKPGMTTKELDDFGYEILRSYGAKSAPKVTYNFPGYTCISVNNEAAHGIPSTKTVLLEGDLVNIDVSAELGGYFADNGGSFVVGKDINGLNKLVNTSTSALYKALKEIKSGVRISDIGRIIETEAKKNGYKVIRNLVGHGVGKSLHEAPHEIPCFYDKFNTQRFKKNSVVAVETFISTKGSYTRDKGDGWTLLAEKGGYVAQHEHTILITDSEPIILTKANGI; encoded by the coding sequence ATGTCTATAGAATCAGAAGCAGATTTAATTGGGATTACAAAGGTTAGCGAAGTTGTGGCTATTACGCTGAAGCAAATGCGGGAGTATGCAAAACCGGGTATGACAACTAAAGAACTAGATGATTTTGGGTATGAGATATTACGGTCTTATGGCGCAAAGTCAGCACCAAAGGTTACCTATAACTTCCCTGGTTATACGTGCATAAGCGTGAATAACGAAGCCGCCCATGGCATTCCTTCTACTAAAACTGTGCTGCTGGAAGGGGATTTGGTAAATATTGATGTTTCAGCGGAATTAGGCGGTTACTTTGCAGATAATGGTGGTTCTTTTGTGGTAGGCAAAGATATAAATGGTCTTAATAAGCTTGTTAATACTTCGACAAGTGCTTTATACAAGGCGCTGAAAGAGATAAAAAGCGGAGTAAGAATATCAGATATAGGCAGAATAATTGAGACAGAAGCGAAAAAGAATGGCTATAAAGTAATCCGGAATCTGGTAGGCCATGGAGTGGGAAAGAGCCTACACGAAGCACCACATGAAATCCCCTGCTTTTACGACAAGTTTAATACACAGCGATTTAAGAAAAACAGTGTTGTAGCTGTAGAAACATTTATCTCTACCAAAGGGAGCTATACCCGCGACAAGGGCGATGGCTGGACACTCTTGGCAGAGAAAGGTGGTTATGTAGCTCAACACGAGCATACCATACTCATTACAGACAGCGAGCCTATTATACTTACCAAGGCTAATGGTATTTAA
- a CDS encoding glutathionylspermidine synthase family protein, with protein sequence MLNNKVSIRLQPHTGDVETAVRGLGWDWCVEDGCANYVPGEAVVVTEKEADALLEAANTLYDMMVQSVPNDVPDAFLKVLGIPENLWKLVRQSWNDDRHWHLYGRFDLAQTPEGPKLLEFNADTATSIPETAVVQWASLAAAGKHSANQYSGLYEALVEQFRTWRMMNNDLAPALLLTYIGSSAEDETNCAVLAQAAQEAGFDTHLCPIEDVNITTEGAEKGVWAQVGAEQWRQFPFLFKLLPWEQIAWEEPQLCDSLTQLVRSRNVIIANPAYTLLFQSKGMLAWLWKAYPYHPLLLEADLEPLSGKYIRKPYFGREGQSIEVVDKVRVTKLEGEYDQQQQVYQRWCDLPEDNKGYSYQAGVFWAAEGCAIGFRREKGIITNLSQFVPHLVE encoded by the coding sequence ATGCTGAATAATAAAGTGAGTATTCGCCTGCAACCACATACAGGCGATGTGGAAACGGCTGTGCGTGGGCTTGGCTGGGATTGGTGTGTAGAAGATGGCTGCGCAAACTATGTGCCCGGTGAGGCCGTGGTAGTAACCGAGAAAGAAGCCGATGCACTTCTGGAAGCCGCCAATACATTGTATGACATGATGGTGCAGTCGGTGCCCAACGATGTGCCCGATGCTTTCCTGAAGGTGCTCGGCATACCTGAAAACCTTTGGAAACTGGTGCGCCAGTCCTGGAACGACGACCGCCACTGGCACCTGTACGGTCGTTTTGACCTGGCGCAAACCCCCGAAGGTCCAAAGTTGCTGGAATTTAACGCCGATACAGCTACCTCCATACCTGAAACAGCGGTGGTGCAATGGGCAAGTCTGGCTGCAGCCGGCAAGCATTCTGCCAACCAATATTCCGGACTGTACGAAGCGCTGGTAGAACAATTCAGGACGTGGCGCATGATGAACAATGATCTGGCTCCGGCTTTACTCTTAACTTACATTGGCAGCAGTGCCGAAGACGAGACTAACTGTGCTGTGCTGGCACAAGCCGCTCAGGAGGCAGGTTTTGATACCCATCTTTGCCCAATCGAGGATGTGAATATAACTACAGAAGGCGCTGAAAAAGGTGTTTGGGCGCAGGTAGGAGCAGAGCAATGGCGTCAATTTCCGTTCCTGTTCAAGCTTTTGCCCTGGGAGCAGATTGCCTGGGAAGAACCGCAGCTTTGCGATAGCCTGACCCAACTTGTGCGCAGCCGGAATGTAATTATTGCCAATCCGGCTTATACTTTACTTTTCCAAAGCAAAGGAATGCTGGCCTGGCTTTGGAAAGCTTACCCGTACCACCCGCTGCTCCTAGAAGCTGACTTGGAGCCTTTAAGCGGCAAATATATCCGCAAACCATACTTCGGTAGGGAAGGGCAAAGTATAGAAGTAGTAGATAAAGTGCGTGTAACAAAACTGGAAGGCGAGTACGACCAGCAACAGCAGGTATACCAGCGCTGGTGCGACCTCCCCGAAGATAACAAGGGCTATAGCTACCAGGCAGGTGTTTTCTGGGCAGCCGAAGGCTGTGCTATAGGCTTCCGTCGCGAGAAAGGAATTATTACCAACTTGTCGCAGTTTGTGCCGCATTTGGTGGAGTAA